CCTTATGCGCAACGGCTCCCTCTCCCGCCGCTGCAACACACCCACCTACTCCAAATGCGTACAGGAATTCCAGCGGCTGCTGTACATTGTGGACTACTGGCAGAAACAAGGGTGGCAAAATGAAGGACTGTTCGCTTACGGCGTTCGGAAAATCAGGCCCTTTTTTGTTTCCAAGCATCCCCTTTTCCATCAAATGACCGCTGTCCAGCAACGTTCTGCGCTGAACTTATGGAAGCTGTTCTACCAGAAAGCGGAAGGAGAACGTTTCCTCTCCGCGCTGGCGGGACGGGACAGGCAACTGGCGGACCTGCTGAACTCGGCGGAACCGGTTCCCCACGGCTGGGGGCGCATTCTGCTGGCCGCCTGTTCCCTGCTTCCCGGACAAAGAGGACGTTATTACTCCTGCAAAAAAATGCTTGCGGAACATTTTTCCCAAGTCTGCCCCAATGGATTCCAACAAGAAAACGCCTCTCTGGAAGAGCCGTTTGACACATCGCCGCCTTCCCTGTAAATTGCCTTACCCTCCCATTCCGGATCAATGAATCGTTTTCTCTCATTTGCAGACTCCCGCATGTCGGCTACTCTGGAGCGGCTGGGCAGGCAGGCGGAAGAACTGGATTTTTTTGATGAGATCACGCTTTTCACGGAACATGACCTTTCCGCAGAATTCACCAGCCGCATGGGCCGGTACCTGACCCCGTCCTGCCGGGGATTCGGATACTGGTCCTGGAAACCCTGGGCCATCCACCATGTCCTCCAAAAAATGGAGGAAGGCGACCGCCTCCTTTATCTGGATGCAGGCTGCCATATCAACGCCAACGGAATGGCGCGCTTCCGGGAATACGTAAGCATGCTGGACCGCGACAGCCGCGGCATGCTGGTCTTCACCAACGGGCAGCCGGAATATAAATGGACCAAAGGAGATATCTTCCGCCACTTCGGCGTTTCCGAAAAAGACGGACATATCACGCACACCCAGCAAATTGCGGGCGGACATGTTTTTCTGAAAAAGAACCCGCTCACGGAAAGCCTGATCCGGGATTGGCTCCATGTCTTTTACGACCATCTGCATCTCGCGGACAACACTCCTTCCGTTTCCCCCAACCTGCCGGGGTTCGTGGAAAACCGGTATGACCAGAGCATCTTCTCCATCCTGTGCAAACTGAGAGGCATTACCACCCTTGACGGATCGGAAACCTATGCGGAAAACTGGGAACAGCTCTCCGCGTTCCCATTCCAGGACAGACGGGACATGGGAATCCCACGGACCGGAAAAAAGGGATGGCTGGAAAAATGCAGGCAGATCCTCCTTTCCTCCAAAAGGAACGGATTAGGAATCCGGTAAAGCTTCCTCATCCGGAACAACCGGACTTCGCGCTGCTTCCGGACAGGGCAATCTGACGCCCCATGAACTATTTTCCCGCCCTTTTCCACGGCTTCATTCCTAAAATTCCTTCACTCCTTAAGTTGCCGTTTCCGCCATATAACGACGGTTATTTGAACAAACCCTTTCCATCTGATCAGGAATGTTTTGCCATCATGAAAAGAAACATCTCCCCACTCCAAAACTCCGCCCTCGCACCATCCTCCGCCGACATTCTGCCACCCCTCTTCACGGTTATGCCGTCACCGGAACCCGGCTTTTCCCTTATCTGCAAATAAAAAAATCATCACGTTGGGAACAGCCTGTCACAGTTCACCAAATACCGGCAGCCTGAATTTCCCCAAAACGTTTTTCTTTCAGATTTGTAGGCTTGACGGCGGATTCCTAATCCTCATACTTCCCTATGTGGCTTTTCCTCAATGCCGAACAATATTTCAAGTCTCCCATAGCGTATCGGCCAGCTCTGCCCCTTACCGGTTGAGCGACGCTCTGAACCGGCATATTCCCGGTCTGAAATCCACCCTGCTGCTCCGGAGGCGCAAGGGAATCGACGGCCTGGAAATTCACAGGCCCCCCGCCAGAAGGGCTGCGGACGCCTTGCGCCGGCATCTGGCCCATGGATTTGACATTCTGCTGCCGGCAAGAAGAAAAGACCTGCCTTTCTCCCTGAACGTGCTGGGCATGGGATTTGACACGGCCCAAATGGAAAAAGCCGATGTAGTGCATCTGCACTGGATAGGCGGCAGAACCGTGGATTTCTCGCAGCTGCGCCATATCCGCCGCCCACTGGTTTATACCCTGCACGACATGTTTGCCTGCACCGCGGGATGCCACTGCACCATGGACTGCGGCCTGTTCCAAAACGAATGCCGCGGCAACTGTCCCCAGCTTGGCGCTCCACGCCTCTTCCGCAACCTTCCAGCGTGGCTGTTTTCCCGCAAACGCCGCGCCTTCGGCCGCATCCCGTCCCTCACCCTCGTAACTCCCTCCCTCTGGTTGAAAAGGGAAGTGGAAAAAAGCCGCATGTTCCCTGGAAGAAAAATCGTACAGATTTATAATCCTGTGGACACGGACCTTTTCCGTCCGGCGGAAGACCGGAATGCCGTCCGGGCGTCCCTGGGCATCCCGCCCGGGGCGTTCGTCATCGCCTGCGGCGCAACCGGCCTGTTCAATCCGGTCAAAGGCGGCCATTTCATTCCTCTGGTGCTGGAGGAACTATACCGGCGCGGGCACCGGAACCTTCATCTCCTGCTCTTCGGCAACCAGGAAAAAAATGTGGACTACCCTTTCCCCAGCACAAACGCCGGATTCATTACGGATATGAACAGGCTGGCCGGGCTTTACAGCGCGGCGGACATTTTCCTGAACCCCACGCTTCAGGATGTCCTTTCCAACGTAGCTCTGGAATCCATGGCCTGCAAGACCCCTTCCGTTACCTTCCGGACGGGAGGAGTTCCGGAAGCGGTTCTGGACGGAAAGACGGGGCTGGTCGCTCCGCAGGGAGACCTGAACCAAATGGCCGCCCATTGCGAGCGGCTCATCCTGGACGGACAACTCCTGCGGACTCTGGCGGAGGAAGGCCGCCGCCACGCGGAACAAACATTCTCCTACCCCGTCATTGCCGCACAACACGCCGCCCTGTATGAGGAAACGCTCCGGGAACGCCGTTACAAAGAGTGAAAACGGCCGGCGTTCAACCCCGGGCTGCCTGTTCCTGTACACCCGGACGCACCCTCCTTTGTCATTGACAAGAAAAAGACGCCCCATACACTCTGCACCGTTCCGCCACGCCCCATGAAAACGCTCAAAATCTCCTTTTTACAGTCCACTCCGGATTTCGGCAGGGAAGGAATGCTCCAGCTTCTGAAAAGCCGGTATCATGTGGTGGAAGACGACTCCGATTTCGATTACCTGGTCGCCACCCCCTGGTTTTACGTCAACCGGGAAGCTTTTTACGATTTTCTGGAACGGGCCCCCGGCCATATCACCGTCATGTATGGCTGTCATGAAGCCATTGCGCCGGATTTCATGCTGTTTGACTATTACATCGGGCTCGATACGGTGCCCGGAAGCGACCGTACTGTCAAACTTCCCTACCTTCGCCACCATTTGCAGGAAGTGCACGGCGGTAAGGAAGGCCTGGATGCCCATGCTCTCCTGGCCTCCAAAACGGGTTTCTGCAACTTTATTTACGCCAACCGCAAATCCCATCCCAACCGGGATGCCATGTTCCACAAGCTCTCCGCTTTCCGGTTCGTCAATTCTCTGGGGCCCCACCTTAACAATACGCCGGGGGACGGCCACCGGGCGGAAGACTGGTACGGCTCCTCCATCAGCATGAAAAAGCCGTACAAATTCTCCATTGCCTTTGAAAACGCATGGTATCCGGGCTACACCAGCGAGAAAATCGTTACCAGCATGCTTGCGGGCACCATTCCCATTTACTGGGGAAATCCGGACATCAGCCGGGAATTCAATTCCGCCTCATTCATCAACTGCCACGACTTCCCAACCCTGGACGATGCCGTGGCCTATGTGAAAAAAGTGGACGAAGACGACAGCCTGTGGTGTGAAATCATGTCGCGTCCCTGGAAAACCCCGGAACAGGAAGCCCGCTTTCTGGAAGAGACGGAAAGGGAAACGACCAAACTTTACAAAATATTCGACCAATCACCGGAAGAAGCGCGCCGCAAAGGTGACGGAACATGGGTATCCTACTACCAGCGCTTCTTAAAACGCGGCCACAGGATGCAGCTGGCATGGCGGCGGCTGAAAAACCGCCTGCGCCGCTGACCAGAATTTCCGGGCCATTCAACCCATGCCGGTTTTCCTCCATCCGCCTTTCCCCACTCCCATCTACCCTCTCTCCGCTTCATGAGCAAATGCTTTTCTGAAACCTTTTGTTCACCTTCTCTACATCAAGCCGGAGGCGCCATCCACGGAACCTATTTCCCGCACATTGACGGCTTGCGCACCTTTGCCGTGCTGGCCGTCGTCCTGTACCATTTGCAGGAAGGAATCTGCCCGGGGGGCTATACAGGCGTGGACATCTTCTTTGTCATCTCCGGATATCTGATTGGCGGAGGCCTTATGCGCGGCCTGAAGGAGGGGACCTTCTTCCTGACCTCCTTTTACCTCCGGAGAATCAGGCGCATCATGCCCGCCTATTTCTGTCTGATTGCGGTTGTGCTGGCCTTCGGCTGCGTCGTGCTGGACTGCGATGACCTGCGGACTCTGGGCCGGACGGTAAGATCCAGCGCCCTTTTCATCACCAACATTTATTTCAGCAGAACCACAGGGGATTACTTCAGCCCGGCGGCGGAAGAAAACCCTTTGCTGAACCTGTGGTCCCTGAGCGTGGAAGAGCAATTTTACCTCATGATTCCACTCACCCTGTGGCTGCTCTGGAAATTCAGGGAAAAAGCCGTCAAGCCCGTTCTATGGGGGGTGCTGGGCCTCTCCTTCTTCGCCGCCGTCTGCCACATGGAGCATCTGGAACATAACAAGGCCTTCTACCTGCTTTACTGCCGCGCCTGGGAACTTCTGGCCGGCTGCCTTCTGGCCCTCGCCCCCGCCGCGGAACAAAACCGGGGCGCCGGATGGCTGCGGACGGCGGGATGGGCCGGCATCCTGCTCCCATTTGTCTGCTATACTCCTTCCACTCCTTTTCCCGGATACACAGCCATCCCTTCCATCGCGGGGGCGGCTTTGCTTATCCGTTACGGGAACCATGGCTGGTCCGGGCGTATCCTCAGACACCCGCTCAGCACAAGCATCGGCAAAATCTCCTACTCCCTGTACCTGTGGCATTGGCCGGTTATCGTGTACTGGACGTACATCTGCTTCGACGAATGCGCTCCCTGGGATTATGCGGGAATGTTCCTTCTCTCTCTTCTTCTGGGTTTCCTCTCCTGGAAATTCGTGGAAACTCCCTTCAGAACGACCGTCTCATGGCAAAATCCCCAAAAAGCGTTTCTGGCCACGGCAACGGGGTGCCTCATGCTGGGACTTGCCGGTGAATGGCTCAAATGGACGGACGGCGCGCGGGATTACTGGCATGTAGCGGCCAACAACATGGAATTCCCTGAATACTGGAAAGGGCCGGCCTTCCCTCCCTCCTTCGGCATCACGCCTCCTGACCGGGCGGTGGTGGAAAAGGGGAACGCCATCCAGCGCCATCATCCGGAGCTGGGGGATGTGACGGATTACCCCTTTGTCCTGCTGGGAAAAACCGGGCAGGCCCCTTCCTTCCTGCTTATGGGGGACAGTCACGCCATGGCCAGTTCCCCCGGGTTTGACGAGGCCGCCCGGCTTCTTCAGCGTTCGGGCCTGTTCTACCGCGCGCGCCTGTGTCCGCTGAGCGGCATTTCCGGCTCCGGAGACGCCTCTTCCCTAACGCTCCTGCGCCTGATGTACCCCCATTGGGAACACAATATGGAACTCATCCTGGACTGGCTGGAAAATACCCCTCAGATCAAGACCGTATTCATCCACAACCGCTGGATTGAACTGGTCAACAACCGCCGGGACGCGCGCCTGAAACAACTGGTTGCAGACGGCCTGCGCCACACCTGCGCGCGCCTCCGGAAAGCCGGCAAGGAAACTGTGCTGCTGGGCCCCGTTCCCGAATGGACTTTCGGTCCGCGCAAGCTTATGCGCCGCAATGCCCTGCTGAACGCCAAACGGACAGACCGCCTGCTGGACGGCGACTTCATCGCGCGGCAGCGTCCGGTATTCTCCCTGCTGGAGCACATGGAATCCACAGGCCTGTGCCGCTTCATTCCCCTCCACGGCGCCTTCCATAAAAACGGGCGGTGGCTGGCGGAAGACGGCGGC
This region of Akkermansia muciniphila genomic DNA includes:
- a CDS encoding acyltransferase family protein, whose amino-acid sequence is MSKCFSETFCSPSLHQAGGAIHGTYFPHIDGLRTFAVLAVVLYHLQEGICPGGYTGVDIFFVISGYLIGGGLMRGLKEGTFFLTSFYLRRIRRIMPAYFCLIAVVLAFGCVVLDCDDLRTLGRTVRSSALFITNIYFSRTTGDYFSPAAEENPLLNLWSLSVEEQFYLMIPLTLWLLWKFREKAVKPVLWGVLGLSFFAAVCHMEHLEHNKAFYLLYCRAWELLAGCLLALAPAAEQNRGAGWLRTAGWAGILLPFVCYTPSTPFPGYTAIPSIAGAALLIRYGNHGWSGRILRHPLSTSIGKISYSLYLWHWPVIVYWTYICFDECAPWDYAGMFLLSLLLGFLSWKFVETPFRTTVSWQNPQKAFLATATGCLMLGLAGEWLKWTDGARDYWHVAANNMEFPEYWKGPAFPPSFGITPPDRAVVEKGNAIQRHHPELGDVTDYPFVLLGKTGQAPSFLLMGDSHAMASSPGFDEAARLLQRSGLFYRARLCPLSGISGSGDASSLTLLRLMYPHWEHNMELILDWLENTPQIKTVFIHNRWIELVNNRRDARLKQLVADGLRHTCARLRKAGKETVLLGPVPEWTFGPRKLMRRNALLNAKRTDRLLDGDFIARQRPVFSLLEHMESTGLCRFIPLHGAFHKNGRWLAEDGGQLMYCDDNHLSPYGAKKMVGDFIGQFFPGMERTAAN
- a CDS encoding glycosyltransferase family 10 domain-containing protein; translation: MKTLKISFLQSTPDFGREGMLQLLKSRYHVVEDDSDFDYLVATPWFYVNREAFYDFLERAPGHITVMYGCHEAIAPDFMLFDYYIGLDTVPGSDRTVKLPYLRHHLQEVHGGKEGLDAHALLASKTGFCNFIYANRKSHPNRDAMFHKLSAFRFVNSLGPHLNNTPGDGHRAEDWYGSSISMKKPYKFSIAFENAWYPGYTSEKIVTSMLAGTIPIYWGNPDISREFNSASFINCHDFPTLDDAVAYVKKVDEDDSLWCEIMSRPWKTPEQEARFLEETERETTKLYKIFDQSPEEARRKGDGTWVSYYQRFLKRGHRMQLAWRRLKNRLRR
- a CDS encoding glycosyltransferase, with protein sequence MSDALNRHIPGLKSTLLLRRRKGIDGLEIHRPPARRAADALRRHLAHGFDILLPARRKDLPFSLNVLGMGFDTAQMEKADVVHLHWIGGRTVDFSQLRHIRRPLVYTLHDMFACTAGCHCTMDCGLFQNECRGNCPQLGAPRLFRNLPAWLFSRKRRAFGRIPSLTLVTPSLWLKREVEKSRMFPGRKIVQIYNPVDTDLFRPAEDRNAVRASLGIPPGAFVIACGATGLFNPVKGGHFIPLVLEELYRRGHRNLHLLLFGNQEKNVDYPFPSTNAGFITDMNRLAGLYSAADIFLNPTLQDVLSNVALESMACKTPSVTFRTGGVPEAVLDGKTGLVAPQGDLNQMAAHCERLILDGQLLRTLAEEGRRHAEQTFSYPVIAAQHAALYEETLRERRYKE